Proteins from a genomic interval of Polaribacter sp. Q13:
- a CDS encoding SDR family NAD(P)-dependent oxidoreductase codes for MSTLNNKVAVITGATGGIGFAVAKRLGKDGYTVILNGIEDEAGAQRVKELTAEGITAEYYGFDVTKDEEVTANITKIGEKYGHIDVLVNNAGGLGGRSRFEEMTTEFYRFVMALNLDSAFFASRAAIPFLKKSDNASIINYTSNAAWNAGGPGAGIYGTSKAGVHAITRALAKDLAEYGIRVNAVSPGTIDTPFHAQIKATKPEVFASWANSIMLGRLGQPEDVAGVVAFLASKDAAFITAETIQVGGGQALGI; via the coding sequence ATGAGCACATTAAACAATAAGGTTGCTGTAATTACTGGAGCAACAGGAGGAATTGGTTTTGCAGTAGCAAAAAGATTAGGAAAAGATGGTTATACTGTAATATTAAACGGTATAGAAGATGAAGCAGGTGCACAAAGAGTTAAGGAATTAACGGCTGAAGGGATTACTGCTGAGTACTACGGTTTTGATGTTACAAAAGATGAAGAGGTAACAGCAAACATCACTAAAATTGGTGAAAAATATGGTCACATAGATGTGTTAGTTAATAATGCAGGTGGTTTAGGTGGTAGATCTAGATTTGAAGAAATGACAACTGAATTTTACAGATTTGTGATGGCTTTAAACTTAGATTCAGCATTTTTTGCTTCTAGAGCAGCAATTCCTTTTCTTAAGAAAAGTGATAATGCTTCTATTATTAACTATACGTCTAATGCAGCTTGGAACGCTGGTGGACCAGGAGCTGGAATCTACGGTACTTCTAAAGCAGGAGTTCATGCAATTACAAGAGCATTAGCTAAAGATTTAGCAGAATATGGTATTAGAGTAAACGCAGTATCTCCGGGTACAATTGATACTCCTTTCCATGCGCAAATTAAAGCTACTAAGCCAGAAGTTTTTGCTTCTTGGGCAAATAGTATTATGTTAGGAAGATTAGGTCAGCCAGAAGATGTTGCTGGTGTTGTTGCTTTCTTAGCAAGTAAAGATGCTGCTTTTATTACTGCAGAAACTATCCAAGTTGGTGGTGGTCAGGCATTAGGTATCTAA
- the metK gene encoding methionine adenosyltransferase translates to MSYLFTSESVSEGHPDKIADQISDALIDNFLAFDKSSKVACETMVTTGQVFLAGEVKSKTYLDVQKIARDVINKIGYTKGAYMFDGNSCGVLSAIHEQSPDINQGVDRANPEEQGAGDQGMMFGYATDETENYMPLALELSHRLLIELAALRRENKDIPYLRPDAKSQVTIEYSDDNVPQRIDAIVISTQHDDFDKSDDVMLAKIKKDIVEILIPRVVAKLPEHLQKLFTDNITYHINPTGVFVIGGPHGDTGLTGRKIIVDTYGGKGAHGGGAFSGKDPSKVDRSGAYATRHIAKNLVAAGLCKEVLVQVSYAIGVAKPTSINVETYGTATVDLTDGEISKKVEAIFDMRPYFIEKRLKLRTPIYSETAAYGHMGRTPEVKTVTFTNPMGETTSEEVETFTWEKLDYVDAIKEAFKL, encoded by the coding sequence ATGTCATATTTATTTACCTCAGAAAGTGTTTCTGAAGGACACCCAGACAAAATTGCCGATCAAATTTCTGATGCTTTAATCGATAACTTTTTAGCATTCGACAAATCTAGTAAAGTTGCTTGCGAGACCATGGTTACAACCGGTCAAGTATTTTTAGCAGGAGAAGTAAAATCTAAAACGTATTTAGATGTACAGAAAATTGCTAGAGATGTAATTAACAAAATTGGGTATACCAAAGGTGCCTATATGTTTGATGGAAACTCTTGTGGAGTTTTATCTGCAATCCACGAACAATCTCCAGATATTAACCAAGGTGTTGATAGAGCAAACCCAGAAGAACAAGGAGCAGGAGACCAAGGAATGATGTTTGGTTATGCTACTGATGAAACTGAAAACTACATGCCTTTGGCGTTAGAACTTTCTCATAGATTGTTAATTGAATTAGCAGCTTTACGTAGAGAAAATAAAGATATTCCTTATTTACGTCCAGATGCTAAATCTCAAGTTACTATTGAGTATTCTGATGACAATGTACCGCAAAGAATTGATGCTATTGTAATTTCTACTCAGCATGATGATTTTGACAAGTCTGATGACGTAATGTTAGCAAAAATTAAAAAAGATATTGTAGAAATTTTAATTCCAAGAGTGGTTGCAAAATTACCTGAGCATCTTCAAAAATTATTTACAGACAACATTACCTATCACATTAACCCAACAGGTGTTTTTGTAATTGGTGGACCTCACGGTGATACTGGTTTAACTGGTAGAAAAATTATTGTAGATACGTACGGAGGAAAAGGTGCACATGGTGGTGGAGCTTTCTCTGGAAAAGATCCTTCTAAAGTTGATAGATCTGGAGCGTATGCTACAAGACATATTGCTAAAAACTTAGTTGCTGCCGGACTTTGTAAAGAAGTTTTGGTACAAGTTTCTTATGCAATTGGTGTTGCAAAACCAACAAGTATAAATGTTGAAACGTATGGTACAGCTACTGTTGATTTAACTGATGGAGAAATCAGCAAAAAAGTAGAAGCTATTTTTGATATGCGTCCTTATTTTATAGAAAAACGTTTAAAATTAAGAACACCTATTTATTCTGAAACCGCTGCTTATGGTCACATGGGAAGAACCCCAGAAGTAAAAACAGTTACATTTACAAATCCTATGGGAGAAACTACGAGCGAAGAGGTAGAAACTTTTACTTGGGAAAAATTAGACTATGTAGATGCAATTAAAGAAGCTTTCAAGTTGTAA
- a CDS encoding O-acetylhomoserine aminocarboxypropyltransferase/cysteine synthase family protein: MSTHKLATNALHAGHDVTQNGGTRAVPIYQTSSYVFNNSEHAANLFSLKELGFIYTRLNNPTNQILQDRLAAVEGGIGAVVFASGTGAIATGLLTLLKAGDHIVASSSLYGGTYNLLSVTLPRLGITTTFVDADNPDNFAAAVQENTRAFFVESLGNPKLDVLDLEAIAEHSKAAEVPFIVDNTVATPALLNPIKHGANLVIHSLTKYIGGQGTSLGGAIIDAGTFNWANGKFPEFTEPSAGYHGLKYHEALGAAAFTFKLILEGLRDFGAALSPTNAFNIIQGLETLPVRIKQHSENALALATWLEAQEEVTWVNYPGLESNKYKTLADKYLPKGQSGLVTFGVKGGFEAAKTIADNTKLFSLLANIGDTKSLIIHPASTTHQQLDEAAQASAGVSQDLIRLSVGIEDLEDLKADLTAAFSKI, encoded by the coding sequence ATGAGTACGCACAAATTAGCAACAAACGCACTACACGCAGGGCATGATGTAACACAAAATGGAGGAACAAGAGCAGTTCCTATTTACCAAACATCATCATACGTTTTTAACAACTCAGAACATGCTGCAAACCTTTTTTCATTAAAAGAATTAGGTTTTATTTATACCCGATTAAACAACCCAACAAACCAAATTTTACAAGATCGTTTAGCGGCTGTAGAAGGCGGAATTGGAGCCGTAGTTTTTGCCTCTGGTACAGGAGCAATTGCAACGGGTTTATTAACGCTTTTAAAAGCAGGAGATCATATTGTGGCCTCAAGTAGTTTATACGGTGGAACCTATAATTTATTAAGTGTAACTTTACCAAGATTAGGTATTACAACTACGTTTGTAGATGCTGATAATCCAGATAATTTTGCAGCTGCAGTTCAAGAGAACACAAGAGCATTTTTTGTAGAATCTTTAGGAAACCCGAAGTTAGATGTGTTAGATTTAGAGGCAATTGCTGAACATTCTAAAGCAGCAGAAGTTCCTTTTATAGTTGATAATACTGTGGCAACACCTGCATTATTAAATCCTATTAAACATGGAGCAAATCTTGTAATTCATTCTTTAACAAAATATATTGGCGGACAAGGAACTTCTTTAGGAGGAGCAATTATTGATGCTGGAACTTTTAACTGGGCAAACGGAAAATTCCCTGAATTTACAGAGCCTTCTGCAGGGTACCATGGTTTAAAATATCATGAAGCTTTAGGTGCAGCAGCATTTACTTTTAAATTAATTTTAGAAGGATTGCGTGATTTTGGTGCAGCTTTAAGTCCTACAAATGCATTTAATATCATTCAAGGTTTAGAGACTTTACCAGTTAGAATTAAGCAACATTCAGAAAATGCATTGGCTTTAGCAACTTGGTTAGAAGCTCAAGAAGAGGTTACTTGGGTAAACTATCCTGGTTTAGAAAGTAATAAATACAAAACGTTAGCAGATAAGTACTTGCCTAAAGGACAAAGTGGTTTGGTAACTTTTGGAGTAAAAGGTGGTTTTGAAGCAGCAAAAACAATCGCTGATAATACCAAATTATTCTCTTTATTAGCAAATATAGGTGATACAAAATCATTAATTATTCACCCAGCAAGTACAACGCATCAACAATTAGATGAAGCAGCACAAGCAAGTGCAGGTGTAAGTCAAGATTTAATTAGATTGTCTGTAGGTATTGAAGATTTAGAAGATTTAAAAGCAGATTTAACAGCAGCTTTTTCAAAAATATAA
- the thrA gene encoding bifunctional aspartate kinase/homoserine dehydrogenase I, translating into MEHPLQHIKIKDFTTESGALISEMNLSYQVFGQDLGTAPIILVNHALTGNSYVAGKEGWWRDIVGDEKAINTKTYTILSFNIPGNGFDRFLIDNYKDFIARDVAKIFLEGLSILKIDKLFALIAGSLGGGIAWEMMVLNNNLTQHFLPIATDWKSTDWLIANCQIQEQFLVNSSNPVHDARMHAMLCYRTPESFKERFHRSKKEDSDIFDVESWLLHHGKSLQERYQLSSYKLMNQLLKTIDVTIGGQKDIEILDKINANIHIIGVDSDLFFTAEENRETHKKLALTKENVTYNEINSVHGHDAFLMEYDQLQKIIEPIFNKDYREKKMKILKFGGKSLANGEGLENAIEIIAGKYKAGIKVTVVASARGNSTNELEAILDKAASKKEYKTKFEKFKAYQLEPNSSVDFLDEFSKLKTIFEGVSLLGDYSHKIKDEVLAQGELLSVKMVASLLEKENIAANAVDSRSLIITDENFGNAQPITAVSKENVITYFKENNDTINVVSGFIAANKKGETTTLGRNGSNYTAALLANYLDADELQNYTHVSGIFTANPDLVADAKKIEQLSFSEANEMANFGATILHAKTIIPLLEKNINLRILNTFHKEDKGTLITSESSSAKGIKSIATIDNVALLNFEGRGLLGKVGVDARIFKVLSDRNISVSIIAQGSSERGIGFIIDADRAVEAVSALEKEFENDFYSQDVNHISIVSNVAVISIIGQDLSEFHHPYNALIKNQIVPLLFNNTVTGKNVSLVVKKTELHKAVNVIHGQVFGVTKKINIAVFGKGLVGGTLIDQIIENTQSVLERRKIQLNVFAVANSKKVLLNKNGVSKNWKQNLLENGEENVTVDDIIAFAKANHFENLIAVDNTASVNFVSNYIPFIEAGFDLVSCNKIANTLSFDFYKEVRAKLKEYKKQYLYETNVGAGLPLIDTIRLLHESGENITKIRGVFSGSLSYLFNTFSAENVPFSKTLQEAIDKGFTEPDPREDLGGNDVARKLLILARELELENEFDEVEIKNLIPENLRNGSVKDFLGNLELLNDEYQKLKENQEENHVLRYIGELSGDLSQNKGKLEVKLVSTDKSTPLGSLKGSDAIFEIYTESYGEQPIVIQGAGAGASVTARGVFGDILRLAKHNN; encoded by the coding sequence TTGGAACATCCATTACAACATATCAAAATAAAAGATTTTACTACAGAATCAGGTGCCTTAATCTCAGAAATGAATTTAAGCTATCAAGTTTTTGGTCAAGATTTAGGGACAGCTCCTATTATTTTGGTAAATCATGCACTTACTGGTAACTCTTATGTTGCAGGTAAAGAAGGTTGGTGGCGAGATATTGTTGGAGATGAAAAGGCTATTAATACTAAAACTTATACTATTTTATCATTTAATATTCCTGGTAACGGTTTCGATAGATTTTTAATAGATAATTACAAGGATTTTATCGCTAGAGATGTTGCAAAGATATTTTTAGAAGGTTTATCAATTTTAAAAATTGATAAATTATTTGCATTAATTGCAGGTTCTTTAGGTGGCGGAATTGCTTGGGAAATGATGGTGTTAAACAACAATTTAACGCAACATTTTTTACCAATTGCAACCGATTGGAAATCTACAGATTGGTTGATTGCCAATTGTCAAATTCAAGAACAATTTTTGGTAAATTCTAGCAATCCTGTGCATGATGCACGTATGCACGCAATGTTGTGTTACAGAACGCCAGAAAGTTTTAAAGAGCGTTTTCATCGATCTAAAAAAGAAGATTCAGATATTTTTGATGTAGAAAGTTGGTTGTTGCATCACGGAAAATCATTGCAAGAACGGTATCAATTATCTTCATATAAGTTAATGAATCAATTATTAAAAACGATTGATGTTACTATTGGAGGACAAAAAGATATTGAGATTTTAGATAAAATTAATGCCAATATTCATATTATAGGTGTGGATTCAGATTTGTTTTTTACTGCGGAAGAAAACAGAGAAACGCATAAAAAGTTAGCGTTAACAAAAGAGAATGTTACGTATAATGAAATAAATTCTGTGCATGGTCATGATGCTTTTTTGATGGAGTATGACCAGTTGCAAAAAATTATTGAGCCTATTTTTAATAAAGATTATAGAGAAAAGAAGATGAAAATTTTAAAATTTGGAGGAAAATCTTTAGCCAATGGTGAAGGATTAGAAAATGCAATAGAAATTATTGCAGGTAAATATAAAGCCGGAATAAAGGTAACTGTTGTTGCCTCTGCAAGAGGGAATTCTACAAACGAGCTAGAAGCTATTTTAGATAAGGCAGCGTCAAAAAAAGAGTATAAAACCAAGTTTGAAAAGTTTAAAGCATATCAATTAGAACCAAATAGTTCTGTAGATTTTTTAGATGAATTTTCTAAATTAAAAACCATTTTTGAAGGTGTTTCTTTATTGGGTGATTATAGTCATAAAATAAAGGATGAAGTTTTAGCTCAAGGCGAATTGTTATCTGTAAAGATGGTAGCAAGTTTGTTAGAGAAAGAAAATATTGCTGCAAATGCCGTAGATTCTAGATCTTTAATTATTACGGATGAAAACTTTGGAAATGCACAACCTATTACTGCGGTTTCTAAAGAAAATGTAATTACCTATTTTAAAGAAAATAACGATACCATAAATGTTGTTTCTGGTTTTATTGCAGCTAACAAAAAAGGAGAAACCACTACTTTAGGTAGAAATGGTAGTAATTATACTGCTGCTTTATTAGCTAATTATTTAGATGCAGATGAATTACAAAACTATACACATGTTAGTGGTATTTTTACAGCAAATCCAGATTTGGTTGCAGATGCTAAAAAAATAGAGCAACTATCTTTCTCAGAAGCGAATGAAATGGCCAATTTTGGAGCAACTATTTTACATGCAAAAACCATTATTCCGTTATTAGAGAAGAATATCAACCTTAGAATTTTAAATACATTTCATAAAGAAGATAAAGGAACTTTAATTACATCAGAATCTTCATCAGCAAAAGGAATAAAATCAATTGCTACCATAGATAATGTTGCTTTACTAAATTTTGAAGGTAGAGGTTTGTTGGGTAAAGTAGGTGTTGATGCTCGTATTTTTAAGGTTTTAAGTGATCGTAATATTAGTGTAAGTATTATTGCTCAAGGTTCGTCAGAAAGAGGAATCGGTTTTATTATTGATGCAGATAGAGCGGTTGAAGCAGTTTCTGCTTTAGAAAAAGAGTTTGAAAATGATTTTTATTCGCAAGATGTAAATCATATTTCTATAGTAAGCAATGTTGCGGTGATTTCTATTATTGGTCAAGATTTAAGCGAATTTCATCACCCTTATAATGCATTAATCAAAAATCAAATAGTACCACTTTTATTCAATAACACGGTTACTGGGAAAAATGTGAGTTTGGTGGTTAAAAAAACCGAATTACACAAAGCCGTAAATGTAATTCATGGTCAGGTTTTTGGAGTTACTAAAAAAATAAACATTGCTGTTTTCGGGAAAGGTTTGGTTGGCGGAACGTTAATTGATCAAATTATAGAAAATACACAATCTGTTTTAGAACGTAGAAAAATTCAACTGAATGTTTTTGCCGTAGCAAATTCTAAAAAAGTATTGCTAAATAAAAACGGGGTTTCTAAAAATTGGAAACAAAATCTATTAGAAAACGGAGAAGAAAATGTAACTGTAGATGATATCATCGCTTTTGCAAAAGCAAATCATTTCGAAAATCTAATTGCAGTAGATAATACCGCAAGTGTCAATTTTGTAAGTAATTACATTCCGTTTATAGAAGCTGGTTTCGATTTGGTTTCTTGTAATAAAATAGCCAATACATTATCGTTCGATTTTTACAAAGAAGTAAGAGCGAAGTTAAAAGAATATAAAAAACAATATCTGTACGAAACCAATGTTGGTGCAGGTTTACCATTAATTGATACGATTCGTTTATTACATGAATCAGGAGAGAATATCACCAAAATTAGAGGGGTGTTTTCTGGAAGTTTGAGTTATTTATTCAATACTTTTTCTGCGGAAAATGTTCCTTTTTCTAAAACCTTGCAAGAAGCAATTGATAAAGGATTTACAGAGCCAGATCCTCGTGAAGATTTAGGAGGAAATGATGTTGCTAGAAAATTATTAATTTTAGCAAGAGAACTAGAATTAGAAAATGAGTTTGATGAGGTTGAAATTAAGAATTTAATTCCAGAGAATTTAAGAAACGGTTCTGTTAAAGATTTCTTAGGGAATTTAGAATTATTGAATGACGAATATCAAAAATTAAAAGAAAATCAAGAGGAAAACCATGTTTTACGTTATATTGGTGAATTAAGTGGAGATTTATCTCAAAATAAAGGGAAATTAGAAGTAAAATTAGTTTCTACAGATAAAAGTACTCCTTTAGGTTCTTTAAAAGGTTCTGATGCAATTTTTGAAATTTACACAGAATCTTACGGAGAACAGCCAATTGTAATTCAAGGAGCAGGAGCGGGAGCAAGTGTAACTGCAAGAGGGGTTTTTGGAGATATATTAAGATTAGCAAAACATAATAATTAA
- a CDS encoding O-succinylhomoserine sulfhydrylase gives MSKHFETEAIRSQTERSQFSEHSTPLYLTSSFVFDDAEDMRSSFAEEKERNLYSRFTNPNTTEFVDKIVAMEGAEAGYAFATGMAAIFSSFAALLSAGDHIVSCRSVFGSTHGMFTKYLPKWNIETSYFKVDEVDLIESLIKENTKVLYIETPTNPAVDILDLELIGKIAKKHNLIFIVDNCFATPYIQQPIKFGADLVIHSATKLIDGQGRVLGGVTVGRADLLREIYLFARNTGPAMSPFNAWVLSKSLETLSIRVEKHCENALKVAQFLEDNENVEFVKYPFLKSHPQYEVAKNQMKLGGNIVAFEIKGGIEAGRKFLDAIKMCSLSANLGDTRTIVTHPSSTTHGRLSEEDRLEVGITNGLVRVSVGLEHADDIIADLKQALDNN, from the coding sequence ATGAGCAAACATTTCGAAACAGAAGCAATTAGAAGTCAAACAGAAAGAAGTCAGTTTTCTGAACATTCTACACCTTTATATTTAACCTCTAGTTTTGTTTTTGACGATGCAGAAGACATGCGTTCATCCTTCGCAGAAGAAAAAGAACGTAATTTATATAGTCGTTTTACAAATCCAAATACAACAGAATTTGTAGACAAAATTGTGGCAATGGAAGGAGCAGAGGCAGGGTATGCTTTTGCTACAGGAATGGCTGCTATTTTTTCATCATTTGCAGCTTTGTTGAGTGCTGGAGATCATATTGTTTCTTGTAGATCTGTTTTTGGATCAACACATGGAATGTTTACTAAATATTTACCAAAATGGAATATTGAAACTTCTTATTTTAAAGTTGATGAAGTAGATTTAATTGAAAGTTTGATTAAAGAAAATACAAAAGTTCTTTATATAGAAACGCCAACAAACCCAGCTGTAGATATTTTAGATTTAGAGTTGATTGGGAAAATTGCTAAAAAACACAATCTTATTTTTATTGTTGATAATTGCTTTGCTACACCTTATATACAACAGCCAATTAAATTTGGTGCAGATTTAGTAATTCATTCTGCAACAAAATTAATTGACGGTCAAGGAAGAGTTTTAGGTGGTGTAACGGTTGGTAGAGCAGATTTATTAAGAGAAATCTATTTGTTTGCAAGAAATACGGGTCCAGCAATGTCTCCTTTTAATGCTTGGGTGTTGTCTAAAAGTTTAGAAACACTATCAATAAGAGTAGAAAAACATTGCGAAAATGCTTTAAAAGTTGCTCAGTTTTTAGAAGATAATGAAAATGTAGAGTTTGTAAAATATCCGTTTTTAAAATCACATCCTCAATATGAAGTAGCTAAAAACCAAATGAAATTAGGTGGAAACATTGTTGCTTTCGAAATAAAAGGGGGAATTGAAGCCGGAAGAAAATTTTTAGATGCTATAAAAATGTGTTCATTGTCTGCTAATTTAGGAGATACAAGAACTATTGTTACGCATCCATCTTCTACAACTCACGGACGTTTGTCTGAAGAAGATAGATTAGAAGTTGGTATTACAAATGGTTTGGTAAGAGTTTCTGTTGGTTTAGAACATGCAGATGATATTATTGCTGATTTAAAACAAGCTTTAGATAATAATTAA
- a CDS encoding polysaccharide lyase family 7 protein, with translation MKISFRLLFLGSLFLSFFSCSSADSKEEVLDVLSLSTLSEFSASQETQTVEVTANAYWYTSNNNSWITITPTSGTNNRTIQVSVATNTAFNRRTGIITVVSGDLSESLTITQAAREETSGELDASKAPSQNFDLATWNLSIPENKGNGTAKTITVSEINSEYENSKYFYTADDGGMVFKCPVNGFKTSTGTSYTRVEFREMLRGTNTSIDTKGVNKNNWVFSTAPQADITAAASYDGEMSATLAVNHVTTTGDSGQQGRVIVGQIHANDDEPIRLYYRKLAGNTLGSIYFAHEPAEGSGTEQWHEMIGSKDSSASNPSDGIALNEKFSYTIKVVGDDLTVTIIREGKADVVKTVNMLNSGYNNGGQYMYFKAGVYNQNNTGDADDYVQATFYALEKSHTTD, from the coding sequence ATGAAAATTTCTTTCAGATTATTGTTTCTTGGTTCATTATTTTTATCTTTTTTTTCTTGCAGCTCCGCAGATTCCAAAGAGGAGGTATTAGATGTTTTGTCATTATCTACGCTTTCTGAATTTTCTGCAAGTCAAGAAACACAAACCGTTGAGGTAACTGCGAATGCCTATTGGTACACGAGTAATAATAATAGCTGGATTACTATTACACCAACAAGCGGAACCAATAATAGAACTATACAGGTTTCTGTAGCTACAAATACCGCATTTAATAGGCGTACAGGCATTATTACTGTAGTTAGCGGTGATTTATCAGAATCTTTAACAATTACACAAGCTGCTAGAGAAGAAACTTCAGGAGAATTAGATGCAAGTAAAGCACCTTCACAAAATTTTGATTTAGCTACTTGGAATTTAAGTATACCAGAGAATAAAGGGAATGGAACTGCAAAAACAATTACGGTAAGCGAAATTAATAGCGAATATGAAAATAGTAAATATTTTTATACTGCAGATGATGGAGGAATGGTTTTTAAGTGTCCGGTTAATGGGTTTAAAACATCTACAGGTACAAGTTATACTAGAGTTGAGTTTCGCGAAATGTTAAGAGGAACCAATACAAGCATAGATACCAAAGGAGTTAATAAAAATAATTGGGTTTTTAGTACTGCTCCGCAAGCAGATATAACTGCCGCTGCAAGTTATGACGGAGAAATGTCTGCAACACTTGCTGTAAATCATGTAACAACTACAGGTGATTCTGGTCAACAAGGACGTGTTATTGTTGGCCAAATTCATGCAAATGATGATGAACCTATCCGTCTTTATTATAGGAAATTAGCAGGTAATACTTTGGGTTCTATTTATTTTGCACACGAACCTGCAGAAGGAAGTGGAACTGAACAATGGCATGAAATGATTGGTTCTAAAGATAGTTCTGCTTCAAATCCTTCTGATGGAATTGCACTTAATGAAAAGTTTAGCTATACCATTAAAGTTGTTGGAGATGATCTAACGGTTACAATTATAAGAGAAGGTAAAGCAGATGTTGTTAAAACCGTAAATATGCTAAATAGCGGTTATAATAATGGCGGACAATACATGTATTTTAAAGCAGGAGTTTATAATCAGAATAACACTGGAGATGCAGATGATTATGTACAAGCTACTTTTTATGCTTTAGAAAAATCACATACTACAGATTAA